From the genome of Betaproteobacteria bacterium:
AGGTCAGCTCGATGAGCGGCGAAAATATTCTGCGCGAGAAAGCGCGCGAACTGATACGAACCGGGAAACTGCCCTCCCGCCGCCCCGATCGTGTTTGGGGCGGGGCAGGCTTCGCAGGCTGCCCGTGCATGCTATGCGGTGTTGCGATCAAGCACGATGAAATGGCGGTCGAATTGGAGTTTACGCGTAACGCCGAGGCGGACTCGACCAACGCCCATCTCCATGTCCGCTGCTTCCTCGCCTTGGAGCTGGAGCTTCTGAAATCCGAAGCGGCCAAGATGCCCACGCACCCCAGCCACGCACCCCAGTCCGCCCTCCCTCGGGCTGGCGCGGGGAACCCCGCGGACGCGCCATTGCCGTAAAACCGGCTTGCCAACCATGATTTCAGCATCCAAAATCCGTCGCCATGGGTGCAATGAAACATGTGCCCGAGGGGCAGCCTGGCGCTTCGGTGCTAACTCTCGGCGATCTGCTCTATGGCGACAAGCCGGACAACACTCTGTCCGAAATCGACTTGGTGGCGCTTGTGCAATGCATGGCCGCGGGCGATTTGCGGGCGTTGCAAGCGCTGTATGAACGAACACATCGGATCGTATTCACCTTGATCGTGCGAATCACCAACAATCGCGAGACCGCCGAAGAGCTCACAGTGGATCTGTTCCACGATCTGTGGCGGCGCGCAGCGAGCTACGATGCGGCCAACGGATCGGTCATGGGCTGGATCATGAATCAGGCGCGCTCCCGAGCGATCGACCGCTTGCGCTTCGAGCAGCGCAAGAAGCGCGTCAACCAGCATCCGGACGAACCGGTTTGGGCCGCGGCTGCGAGCAATCCTCACGACAGCCTGGAGATGCAGCAGCAGTCCCGCCTGCTACGAAATGCCATGGCCGAGTTGAGCCCGCACGAGCGGCAGGCGATCGAGACGGCCTTCTTCTCCGAGCTCACGTACGCGGAGACCGCGGCACGGCTGAACGAGCCGCTCGGGACCGTCAAAAC
Proteins encoded in this window:
- a CDS encoding sigma-70 family RNA polymerase sigma factor; its protein translation is MGAMKHVPEGQPGASVLTLGDLLYGDKPDNTLSEIDLVALVQCMAAGDLRALQALYERTHRIVFTLIVRITNNRETAEELTVDLFHDLWRRAASYDAANGSVMGWIMNQARSRAIDRLRFEQRKKRVNQHPDEPVWAAAASNPHDSLEMQQQSRLLRNAMAELSPHERQAIETAFFSELTYAETAARLNEPLGTVKTRIRSGLQKLRMALAGRWEA